GCGGCCACAAGGTCGCGGCGATCTGCTCGACCACCGTCAGCGACACCATCTCACCGGCGATCTTGGCAAAGCGCTTGGCGCGGCCCTTGATCGTGATGAAGCCCTGCGCGTCGATGGTGACGATGTCGCCGGTGTCGTGCCAGCCCTCCGGCAGCGCCTCGAGCACGCCGGGATTTTCGGCCCTGACATAGCCGAGCATGACATTGGGCCCCCGGACCGAAAGCCGCCCGCCCTCCTCGATGCCCGGCACCTTGTCGAGCCGGTACTCCATCAGCGGCGACAGGCGCCCGACGGTGCCGACCCGGTTGGCCATCGGCGTGTTCATCGCCAGCACCGGCGCGGTCTCGGTGACGCCATAGCCTTCGAGCAGGCGGATGCCATAACGCTCCATGTAGATCTGCCGTGTCCGATCCTTGACCGGCTCGGCGCCGGCGATGACCAGCCGCAGCGTGCGGAAATCATAGGCATGAGCGGAGCGTGCGTAACCAGTCAGGAAGGTGTCGGTGCCGAACAAGATCGTGGCGCCAGTCTGATAGATCAGTTCGGGCACGATCCGGTAATGCAGCGGCGACGGGTACATATAGATCGGAATGCCCGCCAACATGGGCATCATCATGCCGCCGGTGAGGCCGAAGGAGTGGAACACCGGCAAAACATTGAACACAAGATCGTTAGCGTTGGCATCGACCCTCGCCAATGCCTGGGCGGCGTTCGCGAGAATGTTGCGATGGGACAGGACGACGCCCTTTGGCGTGCCTTCGGAGCCGGACGTGAACAGAATCACGGCGGGGTGGTCGGCATTGCGGGCGACGCGCGGCCTGGTGCCGTCGATCATTCCCTTGATCTTGTCGGCCAGGCTGACCGAGGCCTTGACGTCCTCGAGATAGACCAGACGGGCCTGCCCCTCGATCGCCGCGATCAGCTTGTCGAGCTTGCCCTTCTCGATGAAGGCCCGCGACGTCAGAACGGTCGTGACCTGCGCCGCCTTCATCGCCGCCAGCACGTTCACCGGGCCGGCGGAGAAGTTCAGCATGGCCGGCACGCGGCCGATCGACTGCAGCGCCATGAAGACCACGGCGACGCCGGCGGAGTTCGGCAGCAACAGGCCGATGTTCTCGCCCACCATCGTGCCCTGCTCGAGCTTGCGGCTGAGCACCTGCGAGCCCAGCAGCAGCTTGCGATAGGTCAGCTTGGTGCCGAGCGGATCCTCGATCATCACCTTGCCGGTGTCGTGGTCGCGATGGGCATGGGCGAGCGCCTCGAACAGCGTTCGATCCAGCATTGCGTTCTTCACCATGGCTTCGATCATCACGTCCTGCAGCGCAGCGCCAGCTGCATTGCGGCGGGTCTTGCCCTTGAGAGCCGCATCGATGGTGAGCTTCACCGGCGGCAGGATCGTCACCGTCACCTTGGGAAACCACGAGCGCTTGATTTGGCCATCCTTGAGATAGCTGAGATGCGAGCGCTGCGCGCCCTCGATGCGGATCGGCACCACGACGGCGTCGGCCTTGTCGGCGATCATCGCGGTGCCGTCATAGACCTTCATCAGCGAGCCCGACACCGTGATGCGGCCCTCTGGGAAGATCACCACCGGTTCCTGGCTGGCGACCAGCTTGATCAGATCGCGAGCACCGAGCGGCTTGGTCGGGTCAATCGTGATGTGGCTTACAAGTTTCAGGAAGACCTTCGCCCACCAGGCCTTGGAGATCCCGGTGTCGACGGCAAAGGTGGCATCGATCGGCAGCACCGCGTGGAGCAGCGGACCGTCGATCAGGCTGACATGGTTCGGCGCGATCAGCATGCGGGTGCCGGCCGGCGGCAGGTTCTCCAGCCCACGCACCTCAGTGCGGAACAGCGCGCGGAACAGCATCGCGCCGAAGTCGCGCACGCCCTCCCTGCCCCATTTGTTGAGCACGAACCAAACGGCGCCGAAGCTCGCCAAAGCCAGACCGAAGAAGATCCAGGCGATCGAGAGGCCTGCGGCCTGCAGACCGGCCACGCCCAGCGAGCCGACCACCATGAAGGCTGCCTGCAGCACGTTGCCGGCAGCGATGACCCGGGCGCGCTCAGTCGGCTCCGACCAGGCCTGCACCGCGGCGAAGGCAGGAACCACGAACAGGCCGCCACCAAAGGCGAACACCGCGAAATCAATCAGCATGCGCGCTCCCGCCCAGGAGCCGACGAAGGCGAGCGGCGAGAGGTCCTTCGCGGTCGCTGTCGTCCCGATCGTCCAGGACAGATCGAGACCGAGCACGCCCATGAGGATTGCGCCGATCGGCACCAGCGCGAGATTCGGCCTGACGTGGCTGAGATGCGCCGCGAACAGCGAGCCGATGGCGATGCCGATCGCGAAGACGGCGAGGCACAAGGTGACCACCCCCTCGGTGCCGCCGACGACATCCTTGACCAGCGCGGGCAGCAGCGACAGCACGACGGCGCCGACCAGCCAGAACCACGACACGATCACCATGCCGTCCCACAGCCGGGGCATGGCATGCAACGACTTCAGAAGGTGCGAGGTCGATGTCCAAGGGTTGGCCGTGATGCGCAGATCCGGTGCCGACGGCGAAGTGTGCGGAATGCGCGACGCCGAAGCCCAGGAGATCACCGCGAGGCCGATGACGGCGAGAGCGACCCATCCCATATGCGACGAGCCGGAGACGAGCTGGCCGCCGGCGATGGTGCCGATCAGGATGGCCATGAAGGTCGCACCTTCTACCAGCGCGTTGCCAGTAGCAAGTTCACCGACCGTCAGTTGATCCGGCAGCATGGCGTATTTCACGGGGCCGAACAGCGCGGCGATGACACCGAACATGCCGAGGGCGACGAACAGAAGCGGGATCGAATGCAGAAAGAAGCCCAGCGCCGCGAAGCCTGCGGCGAAGATTTCCGCGAACTTGAGCCGGCGCGCCACGATTCCCTTGACGTATCGATCCGCCAGCTCGCCGCCGAGCCCGGACAGGATGAAGAATGGGAAGATGAAGACGGCGCCCGCCACGGTCACAAGCGCGTCGCCATGCGTTGCCACGGCGCCGTAGAGCAGCATGATGACCAGCGCATTCTTCAGAATGTTGTCGTTCAGCGCCGAGGAGAATTGGGCCCAGAACAGCGGGGCAAAACGACGCGACGACATCAACTGCTTGATCATGATCGATTCCTGGTGTGCTGCAGCGGCTTGGCCGCAAGGACCGCA
This region of Bradyrhizobium sp. SZCCHNS1050 genomic DNA includes:
- a CDS encoding acyl-[ACP]--phospholipid O-acyltransferase; its protein translation is MIKQLMSSRRFAPLFWAQFSSALNDNILKNALVIMLLYGAVATHGDALVTVAGAVFIFPFFILSGLGGELADRYVKGIVARRLKFAEIFAAGFAALGFFLHSIPLLFVALGMFGVIAALFGPVKYAMLPDQLTVGELATGNALVEGATFMAILIGTIAGGQLVSGSSHMGWVALAVIGLAVISWASASRIPHTSPSAPDLRITANPWTSTSHLLKSLHAMPRLWDGMVIVSWFWLVGAVVLSLLPALVKDVVGGTEGVVTLCLAVFAIGIAIGSLFAAHLSHVRPNLALVPIGAILMGVLGLDLSWTIGTTATAKDLSPLAFVGSWAGARMLIDFAVFAFGGGLFVVPAFAAVQAWSEPTERARVIAAGNVLQAAFMVVGSLGVAGLQAAGLSIAWIFFGLALASFGAVWFVLNKWGREGVRDFGAMLFRALFRTEVRGLENLPPAGTRMLIAPNHVSLIDGPLLHAVLPIDATFAVDTGISKAWWAKVFLKLVSHITIDPTKPLGARDLIKLVASQEPVVIFPEGRITVSGSLMKVYDGTAMIADKADAVVVPIRIEGAQRSHLSYLKDGQIKRSWFPKVTVTILPPVKLTIDAALKGKTRRNAAGAALQDVMIEAMVKNAMLDRTLFEALAHAHRDHDTGKVMIEDPLGTKLTYRKLLLGSQVLSRKLEQGTMVGENIGLLLPNSAGVAVVFMALQSIGRVPAMLNFSAGPVNVLAAMKAAQVTTVLTSRAFIEKGKLDKLIAAIEGQARLVYLEDVKASVSLADKIKGMIDGTRPRVARNADHPAVILFTSGSEGTPKGVVLSHRNILANAAQALARVDANANDLVFNVLPVFHSFGLTGGMMMPMLAGIPIYMYPSPLHYRIVPELIYQTGATILFGTDTFLTGYARSAHAYDFRTLRLVIAGAEPVKDRTRQIYMERYGIRLLEGYGVTETAPVLAMNTPMANRVGTVGRLSPLMEYRLDKVPGIEEGGRLSVRGPNVMLGYVRAENPGVLEALPEGWHDTGDIVTIDAQGFITIKGRAKRFAKIAGEMVSLTVVEQIAATLWPQAASVAVSIPDQRKGERIVLITTQKDAERSAMQRQAKGQGAPELAVPAVVMVVDKIPLLGSGKTDYVGAKALAEASAATATTEREPEEREVA